The DNA window TGATAGAAATATGAAGGAATTGGGGGGAAGAAGATAAAAGGGAGACTAGAAGTTTGGTCTTATCCCACAAGAAGCAAATATGACTGTTAGGGTGGGAAGAATGGTTAGACAAGGATTCCCAGCCAGGGGTGATGGAGGCAACAATTCTGGGTAAAGAAGACTTTGATGTGCGTTTCAATTAGACAACAGAAGGTGGATGAtgggagggccggtaggggtagggagAAAAATCACTGAGAtgctcagagttgcaggggatagggagaaatcgcataaagaaaggggggggggaagaagaatcacacacaGTCCTTATGCTTTCAACACTCACtactcaaaactcaaaactcgattcatcttttcaatctcTAATTGCTCAATCGGTTACAAGTATATtaaataggcaaataaaagattccaacatggaaacaaatcctaaaaggaaacaaGTTCAAAACGAAACTAGGAAACCAactctaaataggaaactaactaaatctaagaaactaaaataaattaagaaaccaGTATCTCCACGGATcctacttaaaataaaaaattacataatattCCCGAATAAATAAGACTTACTTAAATCTTACTAGACCAAGTAACTAAATATGGATGTCCTCATCTCTGTCTGGATTCCTAGATGGGTTTAGATTGGTCCATgggtgtgcatctacatcaactctcccgatgttgagaaaaactcatccacgagttttgtagagTGGGAGAATCAATACCAATCAATCAACATTCATCCTTGcctgtatgaagtcaccattacaaccatgatcgaatgctatgaaatccacaacgcgaagttcattggtgaagtagtgactcgGGAAAATAAAACAGATCGGTTCACTGAGGAGATCaaccaattttaaatttttcacaagttgatcttcaGCTTCCAACGGTTTCATATCTCATCTTCTActattggtggttcatcttctggttcgtctacctgttgttcaacgactgagatcacatagttgaagaTAGAGTGTACTTGGGTTTGATGTCCATGTAATGTCGTTGAGCCTCATCGAGCTTCTCTATTATCAATTGTATTTGTTGACGGATATCCGATAAAAGATCTAGAtccattgctctctctctctctctctctctctctcttttggaggggtggcagaattgtaaatattaaaagttcacTTTACTCAAAAGGATATCAATGTGGGTGCAGGGGTATACTTGGAAGTGACatgtaaaaaagaagaagaactaggaaTAAAGGAAATAACATATAAAGAGAGGGCAAAGTAGGCAAAtcagaaaagttagaagaaagttaaagagaggaaaaaaaggctCATGGGTGAGGTTTGGGCTACCGACAATAAAGGGGGGAGATGTCTCCTTGGAGATGGAAGCCATAAGTCGTTGGTCTCCGTCGAACTGAAGGAACCAGTGATGGAGAGTCGGCTTTGACTAAGGGACGTGACTCAATGGGATCTTGCAAGTatctatcctttctttctcttctcttctcttcttcctcttctgctgcgttttctctttttcttttttctttcttgtcttcttgcttcttctgatttctgtttctcttctagttctgctcttttttttttttttttctcggcAAAACTCTAAACAGGGAAGGGTTGTCGAaggaatcttctttttttttttttcctttttccttttctgttatgttcttctcttctcacCTTCCTGCTGCTCCTTTTGtgttttgtttctctcttatcTTTTGCACTGCTGTTCCTTTCATTtaaaagagagatggaggggaaggaatggggatccttcggctctgataccaattgatgggaGGGCCAGTAGGGTAGGGAGAAAAATCCTTGAGATCCTCAAAGTTGGAGGGGAAACGGAGAAATCGcacaaagaaggggggggggagaagaatcacacacaaCCCTCAGGCTCTCAACACTCAAAACTCAGTTCATCTTTTCAATCTCTAATTGTTCAATCGGTTACAAGCATattaaataggaaaataaaagactcccacatggaaacaaatcctaaaaggaaactagttCAAAAACGAAACTAGGAAACCAactctaaataggaaactaactcattctaagaaactaaaataatttaagaaactaatatctccTATGGATcctacttaaaataaaaaattacataatattCTCGAATAAATAAGATTTACTTAAATCCTATTAGACCAAGTAACCAAATATGGATCGGCCTCATCTCTGTCTAGATACCTAACtgggtttggatcggtccatgggtgtgcatctacatcaaagGATCTAAGCTTTTTGATGAAGGATTTCACCACCGCATGCTTAGACAGGGGATTTAGACACCTGGAGTTCCAAATGAACCCTTGGGACATTAGGCAAGGCTGGGCCGGGGGTAGCGATTGCTCCTCAGGGGAGGAGCCGATAGAGCCAGGGGCAGGGTGGGACCTTCTCCTCTGGTAAGGATCGAGTAGCAGGGGAAGGAGAGTAGGACTGTCGAATACTGGGTTTGGCCTGGGTTGAAGgaggctttatggttttggaGTTATGCAGAGCCACAGACTTGGAAGATTTTGCAGGTTTGGCAGAAGAGGAAGGTCCTTCGGGCAGAGAAGAAAGAACCTGACGGGTCGCCTCACATATCAAAATAGGATCTGAAGCTAAGTCCATAGCAGATGGGCTTAGCGCATCCAGGCTCAAACTCAAGGACTGGGCCTGGTCAGGGCCAACAACGCAGTGGGCTAAAAGGGATGAAGAGTTGGTGGGCTTAATGGGCTCAGATAAAGTGGGTTGGATCAGAGATAAAGGCCCAGAGGAAACTCGACTCTCATCCAATGGCAAAGACGTGGGAGATGAGGTTGTAAGGGCTCGTGGAACCAGAGGGGCTATAACAGGGGAACTTTCTAAAGGAGATGGTCCACTTTGACGAGAAGGATTCTTCTTTTGAGACTGCAACAGAGAAGGTGTTTGAGAAGCAGAAGACACCTCAGTTGAAGTGTCTCCTTTAGATTCTGAGGAAGTCTCCTCGTCTACAGAGATAAAGGCATCCGACGAGGCCTTGTTAGTGGATGAAGAGCAGCCAACGTCATCTGTTGTACCCTCTGAAGCTTGGTTGCCGCTGGGGGAAATCAGGATGTCGCCATCACTTGTATCGACAATAATTGATGGGACATTGAGGTTGTTAGAGTTCTCCAGCACGGCAAACCTGTTTTGCCCAATAGGTAATGGGGTATGGCTGACCTGAGGATCTCCGGTGGCCGTTGCAGCCTGACTGACAACGGTAGGGCGAGAGGCATTTCTCTTTCTGAGTCTGCCTCTATTTCTTGCCTTCGAGCGGAGAGGAGGAAGGGGGCCAAGCTCAGGCTCCATCATTAGCGAGTGATCTCTCTGATGGAAGGGCCCAATAGGATCAACATGCTGGACGGGAGGCTTGAGAGGGCTGGTACTAGTGTTGTGACCAAAGACTTAGCAGTTGGTACATTGCGGTGGCTTCCAATCATAGTGAACAGCTTgttgaaaagaaactcatccCCATCATGGATGGTTATGGAGGAAGAAAGAGCATTGGTTGCCGTGACTTCAATGCAAATCCTCGCATAGGTGAGACGATCCTTCCTCTTGGGGTGAATATCAGAGCAGAGGGGAGTTCCCAGCACAGACCCGATCGCACTTAACCCCTCAGAGCACCAGAAGTGGAAGGGAAACCCGAGGGGAATAGTGGAGAAATCGACACGATTTAGAAGCAATTGCCGATGCCAGGGGCGGAGAAAAATGGGGACTCTTCCAACAAGCCAGGGACCTCCCTCCAAACATCTTAGGCCATCCTGCTCCTCTGAGAAGCGAAACAAGAAGAACCCATGGTCGAGAAGAAAAGTATCGACAGTTCCGGAAGGGCGCCATTGCTTCAATAGGGAGAGTTTCACGATGTGGAATGGAGGGCGCTTGCCTAAAAAGTGACCAACTAGGGAGTTGCTCCACTGGGAAGCCTTAGAATCGAGCAATCCCTTTGGGCAGATGGCAACACTGGATTCTCCAGGAGTGACTGGGGGAACAAAATGGAGATGAAGGCTCTCAACAGGGGACGAGGTGGGGCGTTTGAAATGAGAGTTGCAGGGAACTCCCAAAGGAGGGGAAAGATGGGCTGGAGAGGGGGAAGAAGCAGAGGGGGAGACGGTAGGGATAGGCAGTGGGGGGTGAGGAACCCCAGCAAGGGGGGAGGCCATGCCGTCTCAGACCATCAAGCTCCGGGAACCGATGACCCAAGGAGAGAAACTAGAGAAGAGGACTTCTTTTATTGATTCAAGGATGGTTACTTCTTCGTTTTGAGAAGATTCTTAAAagaatatattttgatagctGTATGGACAGCTTGCGTGGGAGATGAATCCAAGACATTAGCTACTTGTGTAGAGGAGGAGAAatctttagtttctatttttgtttaaaaaGATATTAGGTAGATTTTATTGCTTTTTCACTTACTAattagttctaggtttagttaGGTTTCAGTTacttttttaaagttatttctTGTACAAGGTAGTACACGGTCCACACCATGCGTGGGactcctttccttttttatgttAATCAGTTTTTTCACTAGAGTTAGTTTGTAAccgattattataaataaaggcaaAGGCTAATATGCAGCCAACGAATCAAGtcagattaaaagaaaaatggcttatgctgttgtgctgtgggatgcagttgggtgagatgcccggtGAGATGCCTATGAGTGGGTGAGAGGCCCGTGAGTGAGTGGGAGGTTTGATCTAAACCTATCCTTTCTATCTTcatatcttttcctttttttcttttcatcattCCTGCAAATCTTCAGCATCTGAGAAAGTGAGAAGCATTCGTGGCACTGTTCTTGGTACAAGAGGTTACTTGGCTTTATAACATTGACCTGTTACTACTTACTACTCCATCGAGGTACTGCCTGAAACTAAAAGACTTACCCTGCGGCATCAATTGTTGGAGTTTTCCCTGTTGATACCTTCAAGTTCCAGTCGTGCAGATCCATTAATTTATTGTGGACCATCTTTCAAGGCTGTATCATTGTGTCAAAGTTCTTGCTATAGCCTGCTGTTTAGACAGTATATCGATCCTATTGTAGGGTTGGTTCTTAGTTGAACTAGCTCCCACATTAGAGCATTCCCATGAACAGCTAACCCACATATCATGGCATTCCAAGTAGCTATATTTTTATCAGGCATTACATCAATCTTCGAGCCATCAGAATCGCTCAATTTCTGGCGTACATGTGTACCAATGCACTGCCAAGGATCACTCCCATTTCAATACCTTTGGCTTTTATAAAGACATGAATCCATTCTCCCAAGTACAGACATCCTGATTGGCACAGCAGACAATACAGAAGTAAGAGTTCTATTGGGTTCAGTCCCTTCTGAGATCATTTGGTCAAACAGCATCCAATGCCTCATTTGTGCAAAAATGTTGTGCATACCCACTTACCATCGTAGTCCAAACTATCAAACTTTTCTCAGGAGCTTCTTCAAACAACTGCTGGGTGTCTCTGATATTAGATGATAGTGAACAGGACCTCATCAAGCCGTTAACAACATACACATCCAAATCCAGTCCAAACCTGGCAAGAGTGAGTTAACATTAAAGagtgagaaaagaagagaagcgaTTTAGACATTTTTAGTAGCAGGTACAGTTAAAGAGCGAGAAGAGAAGCCTTTGCTGTGTACAAAACCAATACAAGTCATTCCCAGTTCCACCCTAAACTGAATCCTGCCCTCTGCAGTGGTTCAATCTTCTGGGGAAGAGCATTCGGAGGGGATTTAAATCCTTAGATAACTATTTCTTCTGTTAACACCGCTCCTAGAACAGAGGCAGTAAACGAAGGCTGGTTTAGGAGTACTCGCTGTGGGTTGCAAGTACCTAATACGGTTTCATGGGAGAAGACAACAAGCTTATTGGATTGACAATGGCAGCAGTTTTTGGTGCACGATTTAGCGCAGATTAACACAAAATATATGAGGCTTGAGTAAGGTGAATCTCCTAGGGTTTTGCTTTTGAGCTTCTTCAGAGAAAGCCAACAAGAAGCGTGAGCGACATGTATGAGACCACTTTTGCAGTAGAAGTTCAAATGATATGGGGTATCCTAATTTCTTCAGACTGTAGAATGCAAAGCAACCAGACCTGCAAAAGTGAGGAACCTGAAGTGGCATATGATATTTGCTGGTTCTAACTTAAATGGATCTAATATGGTGACAAGTGATCTTTACATCATTGTTAAACCTCATCTGCTTAGATTAGACATGAGCATCTACCTTGAAAATTCAATAATTGAGTTTCCAACCTTATAATATTTAAAGTATCAGTTCTCATAATTGCACGGAGGCTTGACGTTGATGCTGTATTAGTATCAACAAATCAATACTCATTTATTGGTTTTAGTGATGCTGCAGGGTCAGGAAGCATATTTGAGACACTAAGGTTGAGAAAACCATTAATTGTGGTAGTTAATGAGGATTTGATGGACAATCATCAGAGTGAGTTGGCTGAAGAACTTGCAAAGAGGAAACATCTACTTTGTGCTCGCCCCCAAATGCTCTACCCAACTATTGCAGACATGATACTCGACTCTCTTGTTTCTTACCCACAAGGAGATGCTACCCCAGTTTCGAATATCATAAACAGATTTTTAGGATTCCCCGATGATTAATCTAACTGCTAAGTTAATGTTTGGCAGAGGTATAAGTTTGTGGTCTTGATTTGGTTTATCAGCTGTTTCATTTGGGCAGCTATTTGCATTATTTTGCTATGCATGATGTTGTTAGTTTACTTTGACTTGAGCTTTAGAGGAGCTTAAAAGATCAGAAATTTAGTGAAGAACAGAGTATCCGTTGATTTGCGGGTTCCTGTTGGATGAGCCTGCAAATTCCTTAAGTAGAGATCTCTATACGAAGGCTTCTATCCATATCTTTTTCTTGGAAAATTAAATttacttaggctgtgtttgctTCTATCCatcatttgtattttttttttcttccggTTGAACATGACtgagtaagaaaaaaataaaataaaaatcctgcACAAGATGATGATGGAGTCCTCCATGGGTGCCAAGAATACCAATGGGCCAAAATGCCAACATTattttagtaagacatcctggaTTTTGAAATGGATGTTGTTTTCCAACTTTTTGCATTGCATATCAGTAAattacccccccccttttactGATGCTTATAcattttgttattgtttttatAACAGATTTCGTAAATTTTTTTGTGGTGAAACAAAGGCAGTCTTATTGATAATGAATTTGGGGATTTAAATCCTCTTTAGCTATGGGGTAGCTGGAGAAGGACCAGCAAGACACATAACAGGAGAGAGGTTAGGGGgtttcacattctctctcctgttATGTGTCTTTCTGGTCCCTCTCCCGAACACCCGCCCCTGCGGTGGcgggagaggatctgaatcctgAATTTGGATCATGGTGTCCTGAATTAGGAGCTTGTGTACAACCTTCATTGAGTGCCTCTGCTTCAGAAGAAGCAACTTCAAATttgcagaagaagaagctgGAAGATTTACATTTCTCAAATGGTCAACATGTTATTATTCCTAACCATCTCCATGTTCCTGAAGCAGAAAGAACCGGATTGAGTTTTGGAAGCTTTGATGCTAGTTTTGGGATTAGCGCAAGCTATACGAATGGTCCTGATAGTGACAAGAGCTCTACACCTGTCTGAATACTCACAGGGGATTGAAGAAGCTACTGAGGAAGGTTCCTCAAGGTTTGTAATAGAAAAtgcttttcttgtttttctgttgGTGTTTAATTTAGATAATTCCCTAGTTCTATTAGAAACCATTACAATCTCAGGTTTCAAGTTTTACAATCTTTGGTCGATTGATACCCCCTCACCCCACGCCCACGCCTCCCCAAGTAAAAAGGTGATTAGATCAGCGCATTAAGTAACGTGGAACTAATACTGATCATACCGAAATGTGATTAGATCAGCAACAGTAACTGAATGCTTGTTACCCTATCTCCCTTGTCTCCTTTCTTTTGCTCTTCTCGCCCCCTCCTCGCCTTCATTGCTTCTTGATCTTCAAGACTTTCTGTCATTTTAGCAGCTCCACTCGTTTTTGCATCTTCCGTTCCAGCATTGCTGCACTTCGTCTCAGACAATGTAGTCTCctgtttctcttcttctacgATGGCATGGATAGGGCGACGAGTTCTTGTTCTTATGGATTTGAATTGGAAATTGAGAGAAACCTGATCAAAAAGTGTTGCTCGACATTGTACGAGAAGATCTACCTGACCAATACGTGTGAGGCTAGATGTAGAGGAAACCAAAGTCGTAGGGAGAGTGCCATCTCTACTATGAGGATGGTTGCGGCTCGGGGGAAATGGAGAGGAGGGATAGGGTTTTGCTGCCATAGCAAgagttcaaaatttcaaatcctCTACGCATACGTTTAGGCATCTAAATTGTACATTCAGGTGAACGTACGTGCAAGAGATctcatgtaataccctacttcttaaacccggtctgattacacggttgacccggtttaaccatgcaggacccgaaccggagagagttaaagcgggttctttatagactatgatggcaagggtgaccttaaacaccggctggcccgacaagtccgagccagtgccagaagagacgggtgtacccaagccgtgtacctgcacctatcacaaggccatgtacggataaagcaggtatgtagccgtattttaaggcgcatacgtatgttacatcttatgccaagagtgagattcgtgccgagggctgaattttgtcaaaatcccacttgttggccaagttttggccctcaggtgggcgcacaggtgggcgcatccacccacctgagtgacccacccatgtgatttacttagtattttaggAGGTATAAATGGCATttaagttttcctttttcttttctcatttatgacactcgtacgttggtgagaagagtaaagaggagagagaaaagaaaggaaagaagaagagaagagaagagaagagaagagaaggaagaggaagaagagatggatttcagcggcgccgaggcttgatcttcccattccgacgccggaagagtgatctccaacactagatctaagtttagaggtgagcaaaggctgggttccttaaactttcaccatacccaagtaaaacccttgatttgggtacggtttcttgagatcttgtaaatcccccttgaaatgatgaatctaaggtttaatagatgatttatgtgttgattttgaaggatttgaagaagtatttacaaggttggagaagcattgtggatttgaagtgattttggggttttgaaggagttcttgagcaaagaaggtaagatggctttccattccttaaatctaacctagatttaggttagaaccatcttatgagaccttgaatgtgtgaagaatgggtttggaaaagccccatttgaatccccaaaggttgggggaagtttgggaagaaacagcagtttctcgccaagaccgatgggctaagaccggtgggccatttggcccgcctgtgggtacccgcctgagagggcaggaccctcgggccgaccggcgggccaccctgcccgccggtcttagcaggaccctcgggcccaaccggcgggtcagaccagagggccgatcggtgggccgacctacccgccggtcaagaccggtgggctgtccgacccacccgaggggctccgaacgtgatttttatgtccgattggaccccaaaacggacgtgtgaccttcttttaggattctaaacatgatcttgtaattggatcgtgttaatcttgattccaaaatggtgaaatactaaccccgctcactcatgataggttcaccaaatctcacgcttctcgcaccggatctcacccgtactgagcgTGAGTcattgtacactacaggtaagtggggagaggatgtttggccttgtttcaaggcattgtttggcattcatttgattgtatctagtctagccatgtcatcatgaaaatgctatgtagattagtcatcctcacattgttatgcttgggtgttgtgtttattttctaattgccaagtgatgatatgcttatgtggtgaatgttgacatcattgtgcatgatgcattaatagactagatgccgtagtcggcttggaaacgagtgcattggtggcccgtggtatgggacgcggtggcactatgcaatcgtactattgtcatataggagcatgcagtttaggattatcactttcccttgctacgacccttcccaacaggggttaaggtgttgggttaccatttgggggaaagcagtggccgcggttgtcgggtcactgtggcggttagacattacgcccggctggtcattaggacagtcggcaagcccggtggtatattcaagagggccaatcgtactgcttttaaattgctggagtcagcacctttaaatttcagtcatttactttatgttgagagccggtggtcggtatgtttttatttttctgcgtactcacggtgggccttctccgacagccctatgggcgtatcgtgggatggagttcgcggctcgtacccggagtatacgcgcactgtggttgtagtagcactaaaccaaaaacttagtaatgttgcttagatGGATGTAATtaaaaatgtaatgcatagcatatagtgcatatggttgtgatttgttgtgtggactgttgtgtggtccatctttccatttactgagctagtgagctcatcccacatgtgcatctcttttagatgattttgcaggtcatccatctgaagagcacggggtgggtcccgcagttgagttccctgaagaggactggtggatccCTGAGGAATTAGatcacgacactgattgctcgtgcgagagttgtgctgcgggaccgcagttctgataccgagctgagctccacttttgatgccgagctgggctcaacctttgataccgagctgagctctaagctttgataccgagctgagctgtacactataatttttgatgattccttttgtgtacttgatgtgtgaattgtactcttattgtgtaaatatcatgccttcgggcccacatgtatttaactattgtatcacaattcgggtatcaagtattatgggaatattcataggtaaaccaagttttctgctgaactgatgagttctttcttagttgtgtgtatgctgtggtggaatactgtatcagatgatcctagcaggtttgggttaaccggtgttaacccggtcactggcctggttctgtgtgaacgaggtgtgacatcTCAAGTATGGGGTTTTTGGAGTCCAGATCCAGCTAACGAAATTGCCCTTCGGTTTTCGATTCACTAATTGTGTCGTCTGTGTTTTGAATGGCATGTGGCAATAGGGGAATACACAGGATCTGGATGCTCTCAAGTGCACCCAGTGCGCCAATGCACATCGGATGGCTAGAAACATCTGGGTACTCACCCCTGGCTGTTGGATGCCCACTGGTGCATTGGGACTTGAGAGGATCTGCTTAATGATGATATTGTACATAAGAGGGCAATGATGTCATTTCGTATGActatgagtgagagagaggttCATGCTAGCGTAGCTGCTCCAGAAACTCAAGAGGACCTTGgccttaatttaaaaaaaaaaaatttacagaaGCACTACTATCTACTAGAATTCTGATGAGAAAACTCTGTAGACTGGCTATTACATGTACATTACAGATGGAAATGGAAATTAATATGAATAAATTATTTCCTTTTACTATAGTAGAATCATTGAACAATTAATCTAATTAAGAACATGGAATTAGATCTAAGATATGTTACAAGATGTAGTACGTGAACAAGGACTCAAAAACCCAAGAAATTAATACTTCCTTTTCTCCCATGTTCTTTAAAGGGAACCAGGTCTGTAAATATACTTGATCGAGAAAGAACAACCACCTTGCTCAAGATCCATAACACGAGAAaattcaaaagcaaagagcGTATGAAGCAATCCACGGTCAAGCGCGAACCTAAACAATGTGATTCCCCCATTGTTGTGTTTCAAATATGTTACTGCATCCATGATTGAGTTAATAAGAACCACACTACAAAGAAAGGTAGGATAAACATAACTTATGTTACTGTATTGTTAAATTGCTACCCACCTAAAGTTTGCCTGGTTTGGAAGGATGTTATGTCCTGTGATGAGATTGAGATGTGAACCTCAGACTCAGAATCACTTGAACATTTTGAGGCcagtggcggtggtggtgggtCAGCGCCATTGGCTACCGGAAGTAGGTCTTTCCATGTAGTGTTTGATCCAGTAGCAGAGGCACAAGTTACCAGCATTTGCGATCTTGCGGCAATGCATACAATCCCTTGAGCTCTATGGGTGATTCTTGCAGCCCCCAGTAGGCATAAGAAGAAACCACTTAGCTCAACAACTGAGCACACCTAGAACatcatttgaaaaaaatcacataattTATAATGCtgaaatcttcaaaaaaaaaaaaataataataataataataataaataaataaataaagaatttaaTAGATAGAATTGCTTGAGTACCAACTCATGGAATGTAGCTTCCAATTTATTCCTAGGGAGAGCAAATATGTAGCAGTTAACTCTCTAGTTAGGAAAACCTTGTCTGTTTCGAGCAAGACGATTTTGCCTAGCTAGCTTGAGTATCAACTCATGGAATGTAGCTTCCAATTTATTCCTAGGGAGAGCAAATATGTAGCAGCTAACTCTCTAGCTAGGAAAACCCTGTCTGTTTCGAGCAAGACGATTTTGCCTAGCTACTTCCATTCCATATATGGTGGACGAAAATATGTAATTCATTAAGATAAgtttatttacccaaaaaaataataataaattcatggAAGTAATACCCTAATGACTAAttttttaaggatttttttCCCTGAAAATGAGTAACTGGGACACCCAAAGTGGCCGACATTTTGGCTTCACTTAGATGTAAgtgaaattaaagggaaggtaagtgaaattttcaaacttaaaaaaaaaaagaatttgtaaTTATTACCCCATGTGGACTATACTCCAAATTGtgtcatatttggttattaaaattCACTTTACTTTTTGCATCCAGAAGTCTTTGTTTtagaatgtaaaataaaatatatatgtaaaatgtattattactgaatatggtaagaaatttaagtagtttaaaCAATCATGTGAGGTAATGAACAAAAATTTCTACTCTTTAAGTTTTTTGCTTCATTTCCTTTAAATCTCACTTGCAACTTAACATAGCCTTTAAAAGACTTTTAGTTTTAGAACCTTTTCCACCCTTCGTTAGACTAGGCAAACATTTGGCCCATAAATGATCCTGGAGCCACATTGGACCAGGAAAGCCCAAGGCCCATGAGAACTAAGCGACCATGAGTGGGTGGCTTGAAGGAGTGAAGAATAATCTAACTTAGGTCCCCGCTTCTTCAGGCATGGTCCCTTGCTGATTGAGCAACCCTTGGGGTTTTAACATTTAAGATTTATCCTAGACACGGAATCATTTACTTTCAAATCCCATTTAATGCTTTTGACTagttgtaaaattttcataaaatctAATGTTATCACGGGATGAAGCTTCTCATCACTTAGTTAACCAAGATGTTTAAACCCAAGACCTCCTAGTAGGTTGGCTTTAATGTTCCATAGTCTAGCAA is part of the Macadamia integrifolia cultivar HAES 741 chromosome 9, SCU_Mint_v3, whole genome shotgun sequence genome and encodes:
- the LOC122089635 gene encoding UDP-N-acetylglucosamine transferase subunit ALG13 homolog, whose protein sequence is MGMIALHCVPEFSLDEPNISLEENFLTVKFDFLPAPHGRGSSGEDGSLAVDYFTFSPSIADYLRSASLVISHAGSGSIFETLRLRKPLIVVVNEDLMDNHQSELAEELAKRKHLLCARPQMLYPTIADMILDSLVSYPQGDATPVSNIINRFLGFPDD